The genomic DNA TCCACATTAGCCATTCACAACTCTAAAATGTGGCCCATTACTCTGTTTTGCTTTGAGGGATTGACAGTAGGTAAAACAAAACCATTGCTTGAAATATTACTTATATTTCAACTTTAGAGTCTGCATGTTTTTGAAAGTACGACAATATTGATTTTGTGTAGTGTTTTGTATAACAACTTACATAGCTTGTACTTGATATTAACtgaatttttgttgttgctttaaAAACACTTGAATGCAGTAGCTATATAGTTAGGTACCGTATTTTTAGAATTACAAAAACAATTCTTGTAGATTTTAGAGCCTGGACTATAATGATTTAAACATTTAGCCTAATGTATGCACTTTTGAAATAGTTTAGCTTTGGGTTATGTGGTACTTTTTACAAGAAGTGTAGATGGTATTTTTATAACAATATTGAAGTAGGtcaacttaataataataataataataataataacaattattgttgttgttgttgttgtcattattattattattattattgttattattattattattattattattattattattattatttaagtaGGTCAATCTACATGTAGGCAAGGATGGTCAAGCACAGAACCATGCACCATTAACTTTTATGTGAGAAACGTttgatttaaaactcattcTGTTTAAGCTCACAGGATTACGTTTCACTtcatttttgtaatatttcagTATTATACCACCTTCTTTAGCTGGGATTTACTCAGGGATAATCTGGTTGTGAAGGAGCATACATGATGTAGTTGTGTTTTTTGTCTGATGACCACACTGTATTTGTGTAGCAAAACTGTCTCCCTGATAGATTCCTCAAAAACGTTTTTATGATGACTGTTTGTCAAATGTTGCAGAGTTTcagaacatgtacatgtacaacaaaaTATAGCAGTCAAAGACTACCGTTAGTAATTTGAGGCTCACACTATTTTTGTTGCTAACTACCGGTAAATATTTACTGATTTATTTGAAAGACCTTCAGTTGAGAGACTACATTGTATACTTTTGTAAGCGCTGCTTTCAGTTTGACAAAATTTAGGCAAAAATATGTACCTTAAAGAAAGGTTCTCCTGCAAACCATTGGCTTTTATTCTTAAGAGCATTGTAATGCTCAACAGAAATTCAGGGGACTCCCAGCAAGAAAATTAAGATAGCTAGACTGTGATAGTGTGTTGTGTACCATTATTTATCTTGTACCTGGCTaacattaatttgttttaatttaatgaGTTATTTAAGCCAAAAGTATCTAAGTTAAACTTCCCTCCAGGAAATAAACCATTCACCAAAACCCAACTTCATTTGTTGTTATATCTTTGACTTTTTAGTTTATGCAACAATTTAATTGCAGGATTGTGGAAAATAAGCGGCGAGGGGGAGGACAAGTATAAATTTTTTGACATTCAGGGTGCATTGGGGAATAAGAATATGGGGAGTGAGgatttaaccctttaacacccaaaccagcctaaatGAGCCAGATTTTACTCGGTCTAACGCCAcacaattttacttgttaatggggaaccccctgggagtcaatgggttaaaacagtatgtttggcattttgaagcaagaaggataataaagatacgtTTAAAATACTGTGAATCTCTGTAACAACAAAGGAGTTCTAAcgtctattccgtgtattcctgtTCCAGAATACAGCCAACCAAACGCACCCTCAGTCAAATTAACTTGAACTTAAACAAGATGTCATACCGTAGCCTTTTCATCATTTCTTATACAAAATAATTCCCATTTATTTCACTAATCACTTCAAAACAATAATGACATCTTgacaattattataatatacAATTTCACTTCATAACCATCTCAATTATCTCAAACAGTTGTAGTAGTGTCTCTTGCACTAATGACCGTGTGAACATTTTACAAATTCTGAAAATCTGTACAAAATCCATTGTGCTGAAAACTGAATCAGCCAAGGCAAAGCCTAGGGTAGAGGGGATAAATCCACGGCCATACTCCACAGTCCATGTTCCAGCCCTATATTGCACTCCACACACTTTACCAGATCCATGAAACATAGTTTCTCCAGCAGAATACTCATGTCTTTCAAAAGTTCCCTCTTTCCACTGGTGTAAGGATCCATTGAGTATGGTGAAAGAAATGTTTGCCCAGTATCGCCCTTATAGCAATGACAAGGTATTTGTTATTAGTGATAATTTCACTTTAAGTTATTGTTGACACAAAAAAGTGCACCTGATCGTAGTAAGAGTTATTAACTAAGTTGTTTTGCCATATAAAGTTGAAGTTCTTAGAAAAAGGACAACACTTTTCTAAATACAGCTGAAATGTCTTTCGTTCCACATTCCAATCCTTGCTCAGTATCTGCGCTGAAAGAACCTGAATGACATCAGAGCTTTACACTATGCCCAGTATTATTTTGAAGTTGGCCCTCCCCAGAACCAATGTAATCGATAGTCAGATAAAGATATTAATAACCCCTAACCAAAATGCACTTTACATAAAAAATACTTGACTCGTGTTATGTCTGTTGCCCTTATTCAATAAGATGTTACTTGTATTGGGCTGTACCAGTTTTTTCATGGGGAAATCACAGTGACATCTCTTTTGCTTAGCTTAATAGAATGTGAAATTTGGAGAACACAGCAGAATGTTTAGTCAGGGTGAACAAGAGATTTATCACAAACAAAATTACAGTAAACGTTTGAGGTTAAGCATGGTCTCTCatatattattgttatcatgaGAACATTTTCCCACCAAGTTGTCATTAATTAAAAGTAATACCTGAGTTTCCTGAAGTGTCAATAGCTGTGCCAAAGAAGAGTAAATATTCAGTAAGAGATGCATGTAGGATGTGAATGGAGCCCATCCAACCCCCACAATTCACAAACATCCAATCCCTGACTTCTTCGGGCAAGATGTGCCCTGGATACTTTCTCTCAAACTCTAATGCAATACTGGAAAACTTTGCTTGAAGGCTAGCATCTGACAAAGAATCCAGCAAGAGGTCATGAGCTGCCATTGTACAATATCATGAaacttttaatatttcttaggGTAGGTTATGGTTTGTgagcttttttaaaaaatccttATAATGAGagagcagggatggtgcagtggtgagatcATGCACCTCCAATGGGTGTGGTCCAGTTTCAATGATTTCCCAAACTTGGCATCACATGTGAGTTGAGTTAGTGGGTTGTCTAATCTGCTCCACGAGGTTTTTTGTCCAAGCTTTGATATGAGTTGGTTTGATTTATATagtgtcccaaattagtgccccaaattattattattattattattattattattattatagctatatttcaaattcaaacaataTAGCCTAATTGTGGGACCACCAAGAATTTTGTTGGCCCCtttcacaactttgtttttatcATGAATTTTACTCGTCACTCTCGACAAGTCCTGATAACACTTTTCGGATTATTGTCTCTCTATTCATTAAAATTGTCTTCTGCGCGCATCTCCACAACAACCTGTTTGCACAAATCAttttattattgtcatcatcatcatcatcatctgatGTCTCGATGTTGACATCAGCAACCTTTTGTTCTTGTCATCCCTCAATCAGGTCACAACCTGCAACCTTGGATTCTTGGGACCCTTCTCAGAATGTTATTATTTTGTACCCTCTGATATTAGCTATAGTTAAATCCTACATCATAGAGACTCAGCTCCAATGAATAATGGTGGAGTTGCTGGTGACGAAGTTATGATAATGATGTTGAAGGATAATGGCGACAATGATGACactgatgatgataatggtgtTACACCCCAAGCCAGAGCCACTAACTTAACAATATATATACGTAATATTATTGTTACGAGGCTACCATTTACATGAAGTGAACTAGAGAGCCAAAGGGTCCCtttgtcattttttgttttcaaacataGTTTGCATTGCTCCAAATAATTTCCGGTACCTGCAATGGCACAAGTGTAAAATGGAGAAAATCCAGTTTGGCATTGTCAATGCTCGTCTCGTGACAGCACCAAAAAAGAACAAATGTAATTCAATTGATTAAGACTCCTACCTCGTCTGGCGTGGCGCTCGGCTATCCTTGCAATATCTCCGGCCTCAAATATATAACTTTTATTGTTTAACCAGTACTGAATGCCAAATATGGCCAAACTGATTACAACTATGTACGAAAAAGCAGCCATCGTTCGCGTGACAAGCTTTTCGAATTCGAATTGCGTGATGACAATTGAACACCATCATCGTTCCCAcatcccatcgtttctcttagccagcAGGGCCCTCGTACGGCAGGGCTCTGAGGACGAGAATGAATTGAACGCCCGCAGGACCTTAATGCATTCCTCATTGTTATGAAGGAGTATTTCCCATCTCCATATACCATTGCCTTCCGATGTTTAACCAAAATTGAATCGGGTCCTCttacaaacatttctttaaccctttaactcccaatagagccatttatagattttactctgtctaacgccagacgattttactcgtcaatggggaaccccacggggctgaaagggttaacaacagctagattcactcaaaaactatgtccccattaaccctttaactcccaatagtgccacttatagattttactctgtctaacgccagacgattttactcgtcaatggggaatcgaaccccacggggctgaaagggttaagacaGCTAACAGATTATCTTTGATTAGTCATATTAGGTCAATTTACTGCACCGAACTTGTGGGGTACGTTTAATTGTCACACAGATGTCTACAAGAATATCAGGCTTGCTTTTCAGATGAAACTGGGAGAAAAGGATAGTAAAATGATTCCGGCCACTTTCGAGCGGTGCATTAAGAAGAAATTGTATTAATAATTacagaaagttttgtttttgacaaattaACTCAAAACCGAAAGCCGTCCGTGCTCGCCAGTTGACCACCACAACCCACGTGGTTTTGAAGGATGGCAGgcgtcattagggagcttaagcaacgacaacggcgacggcaacgagaacgtcacaaatttgcatattcagtggcCAAAAACAATACCTTTCCACGCCCAGcatgtgcgtttttcacttttgtccatttctttgccgtcgtcagcaaaacaacaacgtgataTAGCCAAGTTtatggttttatgaagaacgtcagcacttaaggatggatttttattttctccccgaaattgagtgccgttccgactggtgtcatttttgaggaattaccacacccttgtcatgttaaaaacgttgaaatagtcacgaagcgattaaaataacgcaaattcatatttgagatgacgttcgcgttgccgtcgccgttgtcgttgcttaagctctctattcaTTCAACCAATGGGACTCTACATTCTCCTTTTAAGctaatgaaatgaaacaatttggCACCGGGTGCAAAATTCGCGCCTTTTTCACCTTGTGCAAGTTCACAAAATTCTCACTTTTGCGTAATAAGCATACGGCCGAGTCATGTTTTTCCGTCTCcaaatttgagaaaagtgtTTTTTGGCCAGAAAATAATTCAACCTTGGGCCTTAAAAAAGAGGCCGCAAATAATTCAAGACGAAGACTTT from Montipora capricornis isolate CH-2021 chromosome 2, ASM3666992v2, whole genome shotgun sequence includes the following:
- the LOC138019986 gene encoding sigma non-opioid intracellular receptor 1-like isoform X1 translates to MAAFSYIVVISLAIFGIQYWLNNKSYIFEAGDIARIAERHARRDASLQAKFSSIALEFERKYPGHILPEEVRDWMFVNCGGWMGSIHILHASLTEYLLFFGTAIDTSGNSGRYWANISFTILNGSLHQWKEGTFERHEYSAGETMFHGSGKVCGVQYRAGTWTVEYGRGFIPSTLGFALADSVFSTMDFVQIFRICKMFTRSLVQETLLQLFEIIEMVMK
- the LOC138019986 gene encoding sigma non-opioid intracellular receptor 1-like isoform X2 — protein: MAAFSYIVVISLAIFGIQYWLNNKSYIFEAGDIARIAERHARRDASLQAKFSSIALEFERKYPGHILPEEVRDWMFVNCGGWMGSIHILHASLTEYLLFFGTAIDTSGNSEVAC